One genomic window of Alkalispirochaeta americana includes the following:
- a CDS encoding S26 family signal peptidase — translation MRAFSLRLVQFTEYLLTLRARRKAKSRLKQARKHPVRDWVEAFFQAALLVLVINQFFLQAYRIPSGSMIRTFIEGDRIFVNKMLYGPELLPGLQKLPGLVRPQRNDVLIFLNPSYISRGTLFTIAQRTIYMLTLSLVDIDRDAISDEARAQLLIKRAVGVGGDRFRNDLYGNLQVLPPGGDRWVPEEEFQELTGKHYTLQRLLDDSDYEILHEGARALAYRDLNISLSRKESEALARLQHRGIRDPFAFELVRQGTLFSAAPHNTRYRQRYQFIENGWYVPPERIFGLGDNRDNSRDGRYFGPVHEENVLGRSMVIYWPLDRMGRIH, via the coding sequence ATGCGTGCGTTCTCTCTCCGCTTGGTACAGTTTACGGAATATCTACTCACCCTGAGGGCTCGCAGAAAGGCAAAAAGTCGTCTGAAACAGGCTCGCAAGCATCCGGTTCGAGACTGGGTCGAGGCCTTCTTTCAAGCGGCGCTTCTTGTGCTGGTGATCAATCAGTTCTTTCTTCAGGCCTATCGAATTCCCTCGGGATCCATGATTCGCACCTTTATTGAAGGCGACAGAATTTTCGTCAACAAGATGCTCTATGGTCCGGAGCTCCTGCCGGGCCTTCAAAAATTACCCGGTCTTGTAAGGCCCCAGCGCAACGATGTGCTCATCTTTCTGAACCCCTCCTACATCAGTAGAGGAACACTCTTTACCATCGCACAGCGCACTATCTATATGTTGACGTTATCGCTGGTCGATATTGACCGGGATGCTATCAGCGACGAGGCCCGTGCGCAACTCTTGATCAAACGTGCCGTGGGAGTTGGCGGCGATCGGTTTCGCAACGATCTCTACGGAAACCTCCAGGTTCTCCCTCCCGGTGGGGACCGCTGGGTTCCCGAGGAGGAGTTTCAGGAACTCACGGGAAAGCATTACACCCTGCAACGCCTCCTGGATGATTCCGACTACGAGATACTCCACGAGGGAGCCCGGGCCCTGGCTTACAGAGATCTGAATATCTCCCTGTCAAGGAAAGAATCTGAGGCCCTGGCACGTCTTCAGCACAGAGGAATACGAGACCCCTTTGCGTTCGAGCTGGTTCGTCAGGGCACGCTTTTTTCGGCGGCACCTCACAACACCCGCTATCGTCAGCGCTATCAATTTATCGAGAATGGATGGTATGTGCCCCCGGAGCGCATTTTCGGCCTGGGAGACAACCGGGACAATTCCCGGGACGGGCGTTACTTTGGCCCGGTTCATGAAGAGAACGTTCTGGGCCGATCCATGGTTATTTACTGGCCACTCGACAGAATGGGGCGTATCCACTGA
- a CDS encoding SUMF1/EgtB/PvdO family nonheme iron enzyme codes for MKNTWKNITSEEELKTVFVTLPPLFGVKPLVYVPLMWAFALVTLLFFLLLFPGLRRYGSMVTVETVPAGSSVYIDGFLQGKAPLETFLPAGKREIRTELAGFETVRKTVPISGRRLGSLVAPRRTTLTVRFAKADRGKIRTETVADFAAWSLGTGPGGQFQHPPVARDGARRLWTALSFDPPDAPGSPQGEGTPLETEHLRNLVAHARPHQIADLLGAVLRIQNPGGSFHGGSVAKAVQFFIHLDNKYQGFYRLAEDLFPEDLLRATSESSFSNAVAEWSRTREDNRSTTILATSGFLEKRPPHDIQTREAAQLTFSKVPPGPYITGYPLHQEGSSGKVIDFPDSFWIQTRLVNRRDFARFLTENPQWAPENRDDPGYLQDWPETWRDWVHTAPVRQSPPEAEKPLRFVPRPAAEAFARWVQDRAREEGQIPSHATVRLPSSEEWEYAAFLNGSQEESPAGTNSRPQREGSFESFHRSPPGVLGLVSMRGFLWQWTSDWYGNNDQTLTPSRGYHATVRGGSFANSPTLDPVVRGSQPPDWATPFLGFRLVLLEESQ; via the coding sequence ATGAAAAACACCTGGAAAAATATTACCTCCGAAGAAGAGCTTAAAACGGTTTTTGTTACGTTGCCTCCCCTTTTTGGTGTAAAACCTCTGGTTTACGTTCCCCTCATGTGGGCTTTTGCCCTGGTAACGCTCCTCTTCTTTCTTCTGCTTTTCCCCGGGCTCCGTCGCTATGGCTCCATGGTGACTGTAGAGACCGTTCCGGCAGGCTCTTCGGTATATATTGACGGTTTTCTTCAGGGGAAAGCACCTCTTGAGACGTTTCTCCCCGCAGGAAAGAGGGAGATCCGCACAGAACTGGCGGGATTCGAAACGGTACGAAAAACCGTCCCGATTTCCGGTCGTCGTCTGGGAAGTCTCGTGGCTCCTCGACGAACCACCCTGACCGTTCGTTTTGCCAAGGCGGACCGGGGCAAAATCCGGACTGAAACGGTTGCCGACTTTGCAGCCTGGTCCCTGGGTACCGGTCCCGGGGGGCAATTCCAGCACCCTCCCGTGGCACGAGACGGAGCACGCCGACTCTGGACGGCTCTTTCCTTCGACCCACCTGATGCCCCGGGATCTCCTCAGGGCGAAGGCACCCCGCTTGAGACGGAACATCTCCGGAACCTCGTTGCCCATGCCCGCCCCCATCAGATTGCCGATCTTCTGGGAGCCGTACTTCGTATTCAAAACCCCGGAGGTTCTTTTCACGGCGGTTCCGTGGCAAAGGCAGTACAATTTTTTATACATCTTGATAATAAATATCAGGGATTTTACCGCCTCGCTGAGGATCTCTTTCCTGAAGATCTTCTGCGGGCAACGTCGGAGAGCTCCTTCTCTAATGCCGTCGCCGAGTGGTCCCGGACACGCGAGGATAATCGCTCCACCACCATACTGGCCACCTCGGGATTTCTGGAAAAGAGGCCCCCCCATGACATCCAGACCCGAGAAGCAGCACAACTTACGTTTTCCAAAGTTCCCCCAGGCCCCTACATAACTGGCTACCCACTTCACCAGGAAGGATCGTCGGGGAAGGTCATCGATTTTCCCGATTCCTTCTGGATACAGACCAGGTTAGTCAACCGGAGAGATTTCGCCCGTTTCCTCACCGAGAATCCCCAGTGGGCACCCGAGAACAGAGACGATCCGGGGTATTTGCAGGATTGGCCCGAAACATGGCGCGATTGGGTCCACACAGCTCCGGTTCGTCAGAGCCCACCCGAAGCAGAGAAACCCCTGCGCTTTGTCCCTCGTCCGGCAGCAGAGGCCTTTGCCCGATGGGTTCAGGACAGGGCCCGTGAGGAGGGTCAGATACCTTCACATGCGACAGTTCGTCTGCCCTCCTCGGAAGAATGGGAATACGCAGCATTTCTCAACGGCTCCCAGGAAGAATCCCCCGCCGGCACAAACTCCCGACCACAACGGGAAGGAAGCTTCGAGTCCTTCCACCGGTCTCCTCCCGGGGTCCTGGGGCTTGTTTCAATGAGAGGGTTTCTCTGGCAGTGGACCAGCGATTGGTACGGAAATAATGATCAGACCCTTACCCCTTCCCGGGGATATCACGCCACGGTACGGGGCGGAAGTTTCGCAAACTCCCCCACCCTCGACCCGGTGGTTCGAGGCAGCCAACCGCCGGACTGGGCAACACCCTTCCTGGGCTTCAGGCTGGTCCTTCTTGAGGAAAGCCAATGA
- the smpB gene encoding SsrA-binding protein SmpB, whose amino-acid sequence MAERKTLARNRRAFYEYQVEDTLEVGIILQGTEVKSMRRGKFSFADAYARIIQNELWLVGLHITEYTHGNLFNHDPTRRRKLLCHADELDRLRRRVDEKGFTLVPLEFYLKQGLIKMALGVCKGKKLYDKRESLKAKDQKREMDRELRKGL is encoded by the coding sequence ATGGCTGAACGCAAAACTCTCGCACGGAATCGTCGAGCATTTTATGAATACCAGGTAGAGGACACCCTGGAAGTGGGTATCATTCTGCAAGGGACCGAGGTAAAATCCATGCGGCGGGGAAAATTTTCTTTTGCCGACGCCTATGCTCGCATCATACAGAACGAGCTCTGGCTCGTGGGCCTCCATATCACCGAATATACCCACGGGAATCTCTTCAATCACGACCCTACTCGACGAAGAAAACTATTATGCCACGCTGATGAACTCGATCGGCTTCGCCGCCGCGTCGATGAAAAGGGGTTCACCTTGGTGCCTCTGGAGTTCTATCTCAAACAGGGGCTGATAAAAATGGCGCTCGGTGTCTGTAAAGGCAAGAAGCTCTACGACAAACGAGAATCGCTCAAAGCAAAGGATCAGAAGCGGGAGATGGACCGCGAACTCAGAAAGGGACTATAG
- a CDS encoding mechanosensitive ion channel family protein, giving the protein MSALPSFFRNLSVGTTADWEKIVLGFLFFLLGIIFLRIVSQILLRSFAKGLREQTREIFRKVFLYTGTAVLFVSVLNATGVSVSGLLGAAGVLGIAIGIASQTSLSNIISGFFLVSERYFEIGDVLRVGDQVGTVYSVDLLSIKIRTFDNVLLRIPNQNLLEQTITNITRFPVRRLDFIITIPITQSIEKSLEALRVSARQCALALEEPEPIVMVKEQSIHGWAILLGVWFERPNTVMVRNSVTSAVQELFRVRGLKIQTATISVETTEPARMS; this is encoded by the coding sequence ATGAGCGCTCTCCCCAGTTTTTTCAGGAACCTCTCTGTGGGAACTACCGCTGATTGGGAAAAAATCGTTCTTGGCTTCCTTTTCTTTCTTCTGGGAATCATTTTTCTCCGCATAGTCTCGCAGATTCTCCTTCGCAGCTTTGCTAAGGGCCTTCGTGAACAGACCAGAGAGATTTTCCGAAAAGTTTTTCTCTATACCGGAACCGCTGTCCTCTTTGTGAGCGTTCTGAACGCTACCGGGGTGAGTGTTTCAGGTCTTTTGGGTGCAGCTGGTGTTCTGGGTATTGCCATCGGTATTGCGAGCCAGACGAGTCTGAGCAATATTATCAGCGGCTTTTTTCTTGTTTCCGAGCGATACTTCGAAATAGGTGACGTTCTTCGGGTGGGAGACCAAGTAGGCACGGTGTATTCGGTGGATCTGCTCTCGATAAAGATCAGAACCTTTGATAACGTCCTTCTGAGAATACCCAACCAGAACCTGCTTGAACAGACGATTACCAATATAACCCGCTTCCCTGTCCGGCGGCTGGATTTCATAATAACAATTCCAATCACGCAATCGATCGAGAAGTCTCTGGAGGCTCTTCGCGTTTCAGCTCGCCAATGCGCCCTGGCTCTGGAAGAGCCCGAGCCGATTGTCATGGTAAAGGAGCAAAGCATTCATGGCTGGGCCATTCTTCTGGGAGTGTGGTTTGAACGTCCCAACACCGTTATGGTCAGGAATAGCGTAACTTCAGCTGTGCAGGAACTTTTTCGGGTGCGAGGCCTCAAAATCCAGACGGCTACTATCTCGGTTGAGACAACAGAACCGGCGAGAATGTCGTAA
- a CDS encoding inositol monophosphatase family protein, with translation MNAKPDKKNPEAELLEYLDFARNLARIGGSVSLDWFARRDLAVEQKSDDSPVTIADKATEEAIREEISRRFPDHAILGEEQGGTMGGQGFQWVIDPIDGTKTFIRGVPLYTTLIALLREGEPVVGVIYAPATGEMVSAALGHGAHDERGRPVRVSSTTTLKDAWYATTDPVDLYNHHPELSIALLQRCLAGRTWADAYGYMLLARGAIDIMTDPVMSPWDIAPLGVIVREAGGAFCNLEGETLAIGTSALACSSEALQQEVLALKHGTS, from the coding sequence ATGAATGCCAAACCTGATAAAAAAAACCCCGAGGCCGAGCTCCTGGAGTACCTCGACTTCGCACGAAATCTTGCCCGAATCGGCGGAAGCGTCTCCCTCGACTGGTTTGCCCGCCGGGACTTGGCGGTCGAACAGAAAAGCGACGACAGTCCTGTTACCATTGCCGACAAGGCCACGGAGGAGGCAATCCGGGAGGAGATTTCCCGACGATTCCCAGATCACGCGATCCTCGGGGAAGAACAAGGCGGAACCATGGGAGGCCAGGGCTTTCAGTGGGTGATAGATCCCATCGACGGGACAAAGACCTTCATTCGGGGAGTTCCTCTCTACACAACACTGATCGCGCTTTTGCGGGAGGGAGAGCCTGTGGTGGGAGTGATCTACGCTCCTGCTACGGGAGAGATGGTCAGCGCCGCCCTGGGGCATGGAGCCCACGACGAGCGAGGCCGGCCTGTGAGAGTCTCATCGACCACGACCCTTAAAGATGCCTGGTACGCCACCACGGACCCGGTCGATCTTTATAACCACCATCCGGAACTCAGCATCGCCTTGTTACAGCGCTGCCTGGCAGGCAGAACCTGGGCCGATGCCTATGGCTACATGCTCCTCGCGCGAGGCGCAATAGATATCATGACCGACCCCGTCATGTCACCCTGGGATATTGCTCCTCTGGGCGTGATCGTGCGGGAGGCAGGAGGTGCTTTCTGCAATCTTGAGGGGGAAACCCTTGCGATTGGAACAAGTGCGCTGGCCTGCTCCAGCGAAGCGCTTCAGCAGGAAGTGCTGGCCCTCAAGCATGGCACCTCCTGA
- a CDS encoding chemotaxis protein CheX has product MRVEYINPFVESAYNILTEVLNEEVKRGDLYLKNTAMPMLGIAAIVGLAGDVEGRVLFDMTHDTGIKIASAMLTSMDMEPVTEMNDMARATLTELANMITGQAVTKLHNLGFKFDLTPPAIFTGDNMTVSDPSFEALIVPMELPMGRIEINVAVRERT; this is encoded by the coding sequence ATGCGAGTGGAATACATCAACCCTTTTGTTGAGTCGGCGTACAATATTCTTACGGAAGTGCTCAACGAGGAAGTCAAGCGGGGCGATTTGTATTTAAAAAATACCGCCATGCCAATGCTGGGTATTGCCGCGATTGTCGGTCTTGCGGGGGACGTGGAGGGGCGTGTTCTCTTTGACATGACCCACGACACGGGAATAAAAATTGCCTCCGCCATGCTCACCAGCATGGATATGGAGCCGGTAACCGAGATGAATGATATGGCTCGGGCGACCCTCACGGAGCTTGCAAATATGATTACCGGGCAAGCCGTGACAAAATTGCACAACCTGGGTTTCAAATTTGATCTCACGCCTCCGGCCATTTTTACCGGGGACAACATGACAGTCTCTGATCCAAGTTTTGAGGCTCTGATCGTTCCCATGGAGCTTCCCATGGGCAGGATCGAGATCAATGTAGCTGTCAGGGAGAGGACCTAA
- a CDS encoding response regulator, translating into MKTKQDFPSINEREAAGVSPDGKPYRVLIVDDSMFVTKQIGQILTSEGFEVVASAADGVEGVEKYKELYPNIDLVTMDITMPKMDGVTALEKIIEFDANARVVMISALGKQDLVKKSLLVGAKNYIVKPLDRKKVLERIIASIR; encoded by the coding sequence ATGAAAACAAAACAAGATTTTCCCAGCATCAATGAGCGCGAAGCGGCGGGGGTCAGTCCTGATGGAAAGCCCTATCGTGTGCTCATCGTTGATGACTCCATGTTTGTTACCAAACAGATTGGTCAGATCCTTACATCGGAGGGATTCGAGGTTGTTGCTTCGGCAGCCGACGGTGTCGAGGGAGTTGAGAAATACAAGGAACTCTATCCTAATATTGATCTTGTGACTATGGATATTACCATGCCAAAAATGGATGGAGTTACGGCTCTTGAAAAAATTATTGAGTTTGATGCAAACGCACGGGTTGTCATGATAAGCGCCCTTGGAAAACAGGATCTTGTGAAGAAATCCCTGCTGGTAGGGGCAAAGAACTATATTGTGAAGCCCCTTGACAGAAAAAAGGTTTTAGAACGAATCATCGCTTCCATCAGGTAG